From Pedobacter sp. MC2016-14:
CTTTGTAACCTGCTTTTTCAAGGATTTGAATAACCTGGTTAGCTTCAAGTTGCCCGCTGGAAGTTATTGTTAAAATTTTATTGGGATCATGAACATCTGCATTCCATGATTCAATGCCAGCTAGACTATCTAAATAGGGTGTAACTGTAGTT
This genomic window contains:
- a CDS encoding heavy-metal-associated domain-containing protein — protein: METLKFKTNIKCAGCITTVTPYLDSLAGIESWNADVHDPNKILTITSSGQLEANQVIQILEKAGYKAEEI